DNA sequence from the Ailuropoda melanoleuca isolate Jingjing unplaced genomic scaffold, ASM200744v2 unplaced-scaffold10755, whole genome shotgun sequence genome:
GAAGTAGAAGTGACATGTTTAAATGGGACCTGGACGGAACCACCTAAGTGTGCAGGTAAAGTATCTTATTTCCCCTCAAGTTTTAGAGAATATATTAGGGACTAAATATGTCAATACAAATATATACTGGTGTAGTTCTTATGGAacctttttttaatctcaaataaAATGGTGGTGCTTAAAAtccaattttttcttcttgtggaCTGCATAGtgatatatatttacattgtgCAAGATTTGGCCAGATTACGACAGTTGGAATCATGGAAAATtctctctctaattttttttttaagagagagagggagagcgtgagTGTAAGCAGtgcagggaggtgcagaggggagggagagagaatctttagcagactccatgctgagcatggagcccaacatggggcttgatctcaggaccctgagagcatgacctgagtggaaatcaagagtcggacgcttaatcaactgagccacccagaaaatTCTCTATCTTAAGCATTAAGACACTCAGTTATTTCCTGAGgaataaatgtattaaagatATGTTGGGgatgggggctgggtggctcagccagttgagcatcagactcttgatttcaggtcaggtcatgatctcagggtcctgttttgggttccacactcataaggagtctgcttgtccttcctcTGGTCCTTCCcccactctatctctctctcaagtaaataaatctttggtatgatgagtgattttcaaATGTATTCTAGACATTCCGGGTGTTGTGTTTTAAGACTCTGGATTTTATTGAAATCTCTTATTTATCAGGCCTCCATTACAGTAGAGTGCAAGTCCAGGCTTCCCACTTGGTCTCCACTGACACCGTGGAAAGTTAAGAGATGTCTTGTTCCCTCACTGTGGGTAGGAGTCTAGGCTCCTCACTTGACCTCTGTTGATCACTGTTGGTCTCTGATCAGCATGGGGAGAGGGTTGGTCAAGGTTTCTTCAATGatgtctttcaagagtaattcaagtattgtaaaaatatatatatatatttctgtcttGCTAGAATACTCCTTTCTTGAGCCTTTGGCTAAAGAGAACAGGCAATTCTtgggactttttttccccctgagctTGATATCATTTCTGGGTTCGAATCTTCTTCAGTGCCCAGTCCAGGATCCATAGGAGGCAACATGAAAATCCAAACAACTCACTGCAGTATAAGTCCTTGAAAACCAAGACCTCTGATCAGATCGATGTCTTCTCTACATCTTTCACAATCTCTTTTGCTGGTTTTTATAATATGTTCGGGATTTTTAGTGATATTGAGCAGAAGGAATAAGCAGAAATATTTCTACCTCATCATGTCCAGAACAGGAAGCCAGCAATTCCCTTTCCCATTATACAAATGCataattctttgattttaaagaagTTGATGttccttttgtaataaaaatgaaaatcaattaataataattaaagatCCAATAGACACTGCAGTATGTTGTATGTAACAAGaaagtttctttgtttctattagCTATCCATccattcagtatttatttgtcagagagagagcacaagtagggggataTACAGGCattgggagaagcaggctccctgctgagcaaggagcctgaagtgggcctcgatcccaggaccccaggatcacaacccgagcagaaggcagatgcttaacctactaagccacccaggcatcccaaataaaaactttaaaaaaaataaaatgaaataaaatttcttcaaagaatcaTTTCTCTCAGCAGACATCACAGGTCTTGATATTGCATATTATGctatatttttattggttttattttaacctGTTTTTCTTTGGTCTTTCAATAAAtcgaataaatattattttagattcTGAAGGAAAATGTGGACCTCCTCCACCTATTGACAATGGAGACATTACCTCATTCCCATTACCAGTATATGCTCCAGGATCAACAGTAGAGTACAAATGCCAGGCCTTCTACGTACTTGAGGGACAAAGGACCATAACATGCAGAGATGGACAGTGGTCATCACCACCAAAATGCTTAGGTAAATATTCAATATTCTCATGAATCTTGCCAAAAGCAGTATAATAGATGTTTTGCTGTTATTAATAGAATTTTCATGGATTAACAAACACTTGTTGAATGCTCACTACCAAATACTAATGTGTGAagaaataaagttagaaaaaaactCTTGTTCAAGCAAAAGATCCATTAATGAAAggactcaatttcttttttttttttaatatttgattttatttatttgacagagatagagacagccagcgagagagggaacacaagcagggggagtgggagaggaagaagcaggcttatagcagaagagcctgatgtggggctcgatcccataacgccgggatcacgccctgagccgaaggcagacgcttaaccgctgtgccaccgaggcgccccaactcaatttcttcatattaaAACTGACATTATGAATCTTTGATAATGACATTTAATTATCACACCTTAAGC
Encoded proteins:
- the LOC117797651 gene encoding complement factor H-related protein 1-like, with product MIITLQMILFSFYLDISCEKPPKVKNAIILSEKLSYLPGQTARYECNKPFDLFGEVEVTCLNGTWTEPPKCADSEGKCGPPPPIDNGDITSFPLPVYAPGSTVEYKCQAFYVLEGQRTITCRDGQWSSPPKCLGKYSIFS